Proteins from a genomic interval of Mycolicibacterium grossiae:
- a CDS encoding zeta toxin family protein: MKRLDLVVGPNGAGKSTFVELTLAPLLPRHVFVNADEIAKLRWPDDPAAHAYEAARIAADTRARLIDLGRSFIAETVFSHPSKLELIDAARRAGYTVALHVLMVPEDLSVERVARRVRHGGHSVPEAKIRERHRRLWDLVRTAVGMADVATVYDGSHREGPRIVAQLTAGVVIGAPRWPAWTPAPLAGLG, translated from the coding sequence GTGAAGCGACTCGATCTGGTCGTCGGACCCAACGGCGCCGGCAAGTCGACGTTCGTCGAACTCACGCTCGCACCCCTGCTCCCGCGCCACGTCTTCGTCAACGCCGACGAGATCGCCAAGCTCCGCTGGCCCGACGACCCGGCCGCGCACGCGTATGAGGCCGCCCGCATCGCCGCCGACACGCGGGCCCGGCTGATCGACCTCGGCCGGTCCTTCATCGCGGAGACGGTGTTCTCCCATCCCTCGAAGCTGGAGCTGATCGACGCCGCTCGTCGAGCCGGGTACACCGTGGCGCTGCACGTGCTGATGGTCCCCGAGGACCTGTCGGTCGAACGCGTCGCTCGGCGCGTCCGGCACGGTGGGCACTCCGTGCCCGAGGCCAAGATTCGCGAGCGTCACCGCCGACTGTGGGACCTCGTGCGCACGGCCGTAGGCATGGCCGACGTCGCGACGGTGTACGACGGCTCGCATCGCGAAGGTCCGAGGATCGTCGCCCAACTCACCGCCGGCGTCGTCATCGGCGCTCCGCGGTGGCCGGCGTGGACGCCCGCGCCGCTCGCGGGGCTCGGCTGA